From a region of the Chrysemys picta bellii isolate R12L10 chromosome 7, ASM1138683v2, whole genome shotgun sequence genome:
- the LOC101942918 gene encoding TIMELESS-interacting protein-like, which translates to MNSYFLNEQDSTVSTQNAIKRPIPKLDAQRLISERGLPALRHVFDNAKFKGKGHETEDLKTLLRHMEHWAHRLFPKLQFDDFMERIESLGNKKEVQTCLKRIRLDLPILHEDFTSNESSGGGNNGLKMSPEEELDPFSENMKEEFDSHSSTALTEEQQRRIERNQQLALESRQAKMQFNSQSQENDLSATQPNEEFKTIEAQDPDDLTEVEIQAAEAQVADIEAVDKDIQLKRAEEIK; encoded by the coding sequence ATGAACAGTTATTTCCTGAATGAACAGGATTCTACTGTGTCTACACAGAATGCAATTAAAAGGCCGATACCTAAATTAGATGCTCAAAGGTTAATTTCAGAGAGAGGACTTCCAGCCTTGCGACATGTATTTGATAATGCAAAATTTAAGGGTAAAGGACATGAGACAGAGGACTTGAAGACACTTTTAAGACACATGGAACACTGGGCTCATAGGCTGTTTCCAAAACTGCAGTTTGATGATTTCATGGAGAGAATAGAGTCTTTGGGAAATAAAAAGGAAGTTCAAACCTGCTTAAAGCGAATTAGACTTGATCTTCCAATTTTACATGAAGATTTTACAAGTAATGAAAGTAGTGGAGGGGGAAATAATGGGCTCAAAATGTCTCCTGAAGAAGAATTAGACCCCTTTTCTGAAAACATGAAGGAAGAATTTGATTCTCACTCAAGTACTGCCCTAACAGAGGAGCAACAGCGAAGAATTGAGAGGAACCAGCAACTAGCCTTGGAAAGTAGACAGGCAAAGATGCAATTTAACAGTCAGTCACAAGAAAATGATCTGTCTGCCACCCAGCCAAATGAAGAATTTAAGACAATTGAGGCTCAGGATCCAGATGACCTGACGGAAGTAGAAATTCAAGCTGCTGAAGCCCAAGTTGCTGATATTGAAGCTGTGGACAAAGATATACAACTTAAACGTGCAGAAGAAATCAAATAA